In a genomic window of Labeo rohita strain BAU-BD-2019 chromosome 20, IGBB_LRoh.1.0, whole genome shotgun sequence:
- the ak7a gene encoding adenylate kinase 7a isoform X3: protein MANYSESSTKRVFLNNIDSYSSKYIAQFLSSCVVGESINDGEEEEDKHELSSEGARFQIVGTVANKEAKKQSFALEEYWSLSREELLQCLMQCDVIVYNITEHNDIIDEATWAISALHSEIEHFGSPKIFILLSTIMTWAMTKPADPDDPDIPLTEDDYKRRRPHPNFKEHTSTEKLVLKLGKTKKSKLSTYVVTSGLQYGMGENIFHFFFKTAWLGELSSVPVFGPGTNIIPAIHIHDLARVVQNIIDHKPKTHYFIAVDDSKNTFEDIVKAIASTLGSGKIANFPKEDAYGKKTITETDLLYLSVNLRTESVFLKDRLNLHWDCESGIVDNILQVVEEYKQTRQLLPIKICLLGPPAVGKSSAAVKLCRYYKLHHVNVSETINEKVRQLEELLEGNEKTSENEEMLVGAEEQLKTLKNNMIQNDGHLDEQHVMHIIREKLNSKLCRNQGFVLDGYPKTYTQAKELFHDENMEVEDTRSTITQFSKVLIPEFVFSLDATDEFLKERVRSLPQNVAEEMHYTQDEFTESLANFREALAEDESVLDYFDYLEIHPEHIDCENLDTVEKIVKTVGRPRNYGLSPEEIEEERKRKENERYQQLKQEEVEKELQQRLENDKMTALLEEWNRNMAEVKKQEHELLETRSVPMRHYLMKYVMPTVIQGLMNCCKVKPDDPVDFLAEYLFRNNSDD from the exons ATGGCCAACTACAGTGAGAGCAGCACCAAACGAGTCTTTCTCAACAACATCGACTCATATTCGTCCAAATATATCGCCCAG TTCTTGTCCTCATGTGTCGTCGGAGAGTCGATTAATGAtggagaggaagaggaggacaAACATGAACTGTCATCAGAAGGCGCGCGTTTTCAGATAGTCGGAACAGTCGCGAATAaagaagcaaaaaaacaaagttttgcaCTGGAGGAATATTGG tcTCTGAGTCGAGAGGAGCTTCTGCAATGTCTGATGCAGTGTGATGTTATTGTGTATAATATCACTGAACACAATGATATCATAGATGAAGCAACATGGGCCATTTCAG CTCTGCACTCTGAAATTGAACATTTTGGGTCCCCAAAAATATTCATTCTGCTGTCAACAATCATGACGTGGGCAATGACCAAACCAGCTGATCCT GATGATCCTGACATTCCTTTGACTGAAGATGACTACAAAAGAAGAAGACCACATCCAAACTTCAAGGAACACACCAGCACAGAGAAACTAGTGCTTAAACTGGGGAAGACT aaaaaGTCAAAGCTGTCTACTTATGTTGTGACATCAGGGCTGCAGTATGGCATGGGCGAGAACATCTTCCACTTCTTCTTTAAA ACAGCTTGGCTCGGAGAGCTTAGCAGCGTTCCTGTTTTTGGGCCTGGGACAAATATCATTCCTGCCATTCACATCCATGACCTTGCAAG agtGGTGCAAAACATCATTGATcacaaaccaaaaacacactATTTTATAGCTGTGGATGATTCCAAGAACACTTTTGAAGACATTGTGAAA GCCATTGCCTCTACCCTGGGGTCTGGAAAAATTGCAAACTTCCCAAAGGAAGATGCCTATGGCAAAAAGACAATTACG GAAACTGACCTGCTTTACCTTAGTGTCAACCTTCGGACTGAGTCTGTTTTCTTAAAGGACAGATTAAATCTCCACTGGGATTGTGAATCTGGGATAGTTGATAACATACTTCAAGTGGTGGAGGAATACAAACAGACAAGACAACTGTTG CCAATAAAAATCTGTCTTCTTGGGCCCCCTGCTGTTGGCAAAAGCTCAGCTGCAGTAAAGTTGTGCAGATATTACAAACTTCATCATGTTAATGTCAGTGAAACCATCAACGAGAAAGTTAGACAACTG gaggAATTGCTAGAGGGAAATGAAAAGACAAGTGAGAACGAGGAAATGCTAGTTGGTGCTGAAGAGCAGCTTAAAACTCTAAAGAACAACATGATTCAGAATGATG GCCACTTGGACGAGCAACATGTGATGCATATCATAAGAGAGAAGCTAAACTCAAAGCTTTGCAGAAATCAAGGATTTGTTCTGGATGGTTACCCAAAGACCTATACACAAGCCAAAGAGCTTTTCCATG atGAAAACATGGAAGTAGAAGATACCAGATCTACTATAACCCAATTTAGCAAAGTGTTGATTCCAG AGTTTGTCTTTTCACTGGATGCGACTGATGAGTTTCTGAAAGAGCGTGTTCGGAGTCTTCCACAGAATGTGGCAGAGGAGATGCATTACACTCAAGATGAGTTTACAGAGAGTCTTGCAAATTTCAGAGAGGCTTTGGCAGAAGACGAGTCTGTGCTTGACTATTTTGATTACTTGGAAATTCACCCTGAACACATTG ACTGTGAGAATTTGGACACAGTGGAGAAGATAGTTAAGACAGTGGGGCGCCCGAGGAACTATGGCCTGAGTCCAGAGGAAAtagaggaagagagaaagagaaaagaaaatgaacGATACCAGCAGCTGAAACAGGAGGAAGTTGAGAAAGAACTCCAGCAGAGATTAGAGAATGATAAAATGACTGCTCTTTTGGAGGAATGG AACAGGAACATGGCTGAGGTGAAGAAGCAGGAACATGAGCTATTAGAAACACGATCTGTCCCCATGAGACACTACCTGATGAAATATGTCATGCCTACTGTCATTCAAGGACTGATGAACTGCTGTAAGGTCAAGCCTGATGACCCTGTGGactttttg GCAGAATACCTCTTCAGGAACAACTCAGATGATTAA
- the ak7a gene encoding adenylate kinase 7a isoform X1, translating to MANYSESSTKRVFLNNIDSYSSKYIAQFLSSCVVGESINDGEEEEDKHELSSEGARFQIVGTVANKEAKKQSFALEEYWSLSREELLQCLMQCDVIVYNITEHNDIIDEATWAISALHSEIEHFGSPKIFILLSTIMTWAMTKPADPDDPDIPLTEDDYKRRRPHPNFKEHTSTEKLVLKLGKTKKSKLSTYVVTSGLQYGMGENIFHFFFKTAWLGELSSVPVFGPGTNIIPAIHIHDLARVVQNIIDHKPKTHYFIAVDDSKNTFEDIVKAIASTLGSGKIANFPKEDAYGKKTITETDLLYLSVNLRTESVFLKDRLNLHWDCESGIVDNILQVVEEYKQTRQLLPIKICLLGPPAVGKSSAAVKLCRYYKLHHVNVSETINEKVRQLEELLEGNEKTSENEEMLVGAEEQLKTLKNNMIQNDGHLDEQHVMHIIREKLNSKLCRNQGFVLDGYPKTYTQAKELFHDENMEVEDTRSTITQFSKVLIPEFVFSLDATDEFLKERVRSLPQNVAEEMHYTQDEFTESLANFREALAEDESVLDYFDYLEIHPEHIDCENLDTVEKIVKTVGRPRNYGLSPEEIEEERKRKENERYQQLKQEEVEKELQQRLENDKMTALLEEWNRNMAEVKKQEHELLETRSVPMRHYLMKYVMPTVIQGLMNCCKVKPDDPVDFLNTSSGTTQMINSLCYYS from the exons ATGGCCAACTACAGTGAGAGCAGCACCAAACGAGTCTTTCTCAACAACATCGACTCATATTCGTCCAAATATATCGCCCAG TTCTTGTCCTCATGTGTCGTCGGAGAGTCGATTAATGAtggagaggaagaggaggacaAACATGAACTGTCATCAGAAGGCGCGCGTTTTCAGATAGTCGGAACAGTCGCGAATAaagaagcaaaaaaacaaagttttgcaCTGGAGGAATATTGG tcTCTGAGTCGAGAGGAGCTTCTGCAATGTCTGATGCAGTGTGATGTTATTGTGTATAATATCACTGAACACAATGATATCATAGATGAAGCAACATGGGCCATTTCAG CTCTGCACTCTGAAATTGAACATTTTGGGTCCCCAAAAATATTCATTCTGCTGTCAACAATCATGACGTGGGCAATGACCAAACCAGCTGATCCT GATGATCCTGACATTCCTTTGACTGAAGATGACTACAAAAGAAGAAGACCACATCCAAACTTCAAGGAACACACCAGCACAGAGAAACTAGTGCTTAAACTGGGGAAGACT aaaaaGTCAAAGCTGTCTACTTATGTTGTGACATCAGGGCTGCAGTATGGCATGGGCGAGAACATCTTCCACTTCTTCTTTAAA ACAGCTTGGCTCGGAGAGCTTAGCAGCGTTCCTGTTTTTGGGCCTGGGACAAATATCATTCCTGCCATTCACATCCATGACCTTGCAAG agtGGTGCAAAACATCATTGATcacaaaccaaaaacacactATTTTATAGCTGTGGATGATTCCAAGAACACTTTTGAAGACATTGTGAAA GCCATTGCCTCTACCCTGGGGTCTGGAAAAATTGCAAACTTCCCAAAGGAAGATGCCTATGGCAAAAAGACAATTACG GAAACTGACCTGCTTTACCTTAGTGTCAACCTTCGGACTGAGTCTGTTTTCTTAAAGGACAGATTAAATCTCCACTGGGATTGTGAATCTGGGATAGTTGATAACATACTTCAAGTGGTGGAGGAATACAAACAGACAAGACAACTGTTG CCAATAAAAATCTGTCTTCTTGGGCCCCCTGCTGTTGGCAAAAGCTCAGCTGCAGTAAAGTTGTGCAGATATTACAAACTTCATCATGTTAATGTCAGTGAAACCATCAACGAGAAAGTTAGACAACTG gaggAATTGCTAGAGGGAAATGAAAAGACAAGTGAGAACGAGGAAATGCTAGTTGGTGCTGAAGAGCAGCTTAAAACTCTAAAGAACAACATGATTCAGAATGATG GCCACTTGGACGAGCAACATGTGATGCATATCATAAGAGAGAAGCTAAACTCAAAGCTTTGCAGAAATCAAGGATTTGTTCTGGATGGTTACCCAAAGACCTATACACAAGCCAAAGAGCTTTTCCATG atGAAAACATGGAAGTAGAAGATACCAGATCTACTATAACCCAATTTAGCAAAGTGTTGATTCCAG AGTTTGTCTTTTCACTGGATGCGACTGATGAGTTTCTGAAAGAGCGTGTTCGGAGTCTTCCACAGAATGTGGCAGAGGAGATGCATTACACTCAAGATGAGTTTACAGAGAGTCTTGCAAATTTCAGAGAGGCTTTGGCAGAAGACGAGTCTGTGCTTGACTATTTTGATTACTTGGAAATTCACCCTGAACACATTG ACTGTGAGAATTTGGACACAGTGGAGAAGATAGTTAAGACAGTGGGGCGCCCGAGGAACTATGGCCTGAGTCCAGAGGAAAtagaggaagagagaaagagaaaagaaaatgaacGATACCAGCAGCTGAAACAGGAGGAAGTTGAGAAAGAACTCCAGCAGAGATTAGAGAATGATAAAATGACTGCTCTTTTGGAGGAATGG AACAGGAACATGGCTGAGGTGAAGAAGCAGGAACATGAGCTATTAGAAACACGATCTGTCCCCATGAGACACTACCTGATGAAATATGTCATGCCTACTGTCATTCAAGGACTGATGAACTGCTGTAAGGTCAAGCCTGATGACCCTGTGGactttttg AATACCTCTTCAGGAACAACTCAGATGATTAACTCACTCTGCTATTATagttaa
- the ak7a gene encoding adenylate kinase 7a isoform X2, giving the protein MANYSESSTKRVFLNNIDSYSSKYIAQFLSSCVVGESINDGEEEEDKHELSSEGARFQIVGTVANKEAKKQSFALEEYWSLSREELLQCLMQCDVIVYNITEHNDIIDEATWAISALHSEIEHFGSPKIFILLSTIMTWAMTKPADPDDPDIPLTEDDYKRRRPHPNFKEHTSTEKLVLKLGKTKKSKLSTYVVTSGLQYGMGENIFHFFFKTAWLGELSSVPVFGPGTNIIPAIHIHDLARVVQNIIDHKPKTHYFIAVDDSKNTFEDIVKAIASTLGSGKIANFPKEDAYGKKTITETDLLYLSVNLRTESVFLKDRLNLHWDCESGIVDNILQVVEEYKQTRQLLPIKICLLGPPAVGKSSAAVKLCRYYKLHHVNVSETINEKVRQLEELLEGNEKTSENEEMLVGAEEQLKTLKNNMIQNDGHLDEQHVMHIIREKLNSKLCRNQGFVLDGYPKTYTQAKELFHDENMEVEDTRSTITQFSKVLIPEFVFSLDATDEFLKERVRSLPQNVAEEMHYTQDEFTESLANFREALAEDESVLDYFDYLEIHPEHIEQEHG; this is encoded by the exons ATGGCCAACTACAGTGAGAGCAGCACCAAACGAGTCTTTCTCAACAACATCGACTCATATTCGTCCAAATATATCGCCCAG TTCTTGTCCTCATGTGTCGTCGGAGAGTCGATTAATGAtggagaggaagaggaggacaAACATGAACTGTCATCAGAAGGCGCGCGTTTTCAGATAGTCGGAACAGTCGCGAATAaagaagcaaaaaaacaaagttttgcaCTGGAGGAATATTGG tcTCTGAGTCGAGAGGAGCTTCTGCAATGTCTGATGCAGTGTGATGTTATTGTGTATAATATCACTGAACACAATGATATCATAGATGAAGCAACATGGGCCATTTCAG CTCTGCACTCTGAAATTGAACATTTTGGGTCCCCAAAAATATTCATTCTGCTGTCAACAATCATGACGTGGGCAATGACCAAACCAGCTGATCCT GATGATCCTGACATTCCTTTGACTGAAGATGACTACAAAAGAAGAAGACCACATCCAAACTTCAAGGAACACACCAGCACAGAGAAACTAGTGCTTAAACTGGGGAAGACT aaaaaGTCAAAGCTGTCTACTTATGTTGTGACATCAGGGCTGCAGTATGGCATGGGCGAGAACATCTTCCACTTCTTCTTTAAA ACAGCTTGGCTCGGAGAGCTTAGCAGCGTTCCTGTTTTTGGGCCTGGGACAAATATCATTCCTGCCATTCACATCCATGACCTTGCAAG agtGGTGCAAAACATCATTGATcacaaaccaaaaacacactATTTTATAGCTGTGGATGATTCCAAGAACACTTTTGAAGACATTGTGAAA GCCATTGCCTCTACCCTGGGGTCTGGAAAAATTGCAAACTTCCCAAAGGAAGATGCCTATGGCAAAAAGACAATTACG GAAACTGACCTGCTTTACCTTAGTGTCAACCTTCGGACTGAGTCTGTTTTCTTAAAGGACAGATTAAATCTCCACTGGGATTGTGAATCTGGGATAGTTGATAACATACTTCAAGTGGTGGAGGAATACAAACAGACAAGACAACTGTTG CCAATAAAAATCTGTCTTCTTGGGCCCCCTGCTGTTGGCAAAAGCTCAGCTGCAGTAAAGTTGTGCAGATATTACAAACTTCATCATGTTAATGTCAGTGAAACCATCAACGAGAAAGTTAGACAACTG gaggAATTGCTAGAGGGAAATGAAAAGACAAGTGAGAACGAGGAAATGCTAGTTGGTGCTGAAGAGCAGCTTAAAACTCTAAAGAACAACATGATTCAGAATGATG GCCACTTGGACGAGCAACATGTGATGCATATCATAAGAGAGAAGCTAAACTCAAAGCTTTGCAGAAATCAAGGATTTGTTCTGGATGGTTACCCAAAGACCTATACACAAGCCAAAGAGCTTTTCCATG atGAAAACATGGAAGTAGAAGATACCAGATCTACTATAACCCAATTTAGCAAAGTGTTGATTCCAG AGTTTGTCTTTTCACTGGATGCGACTGATGAGTTTCTGAAAGAGCGTGTTCGGAGTCTTCCACAGAATGTGGCAGAGGAGATGCATTACACTCAAGATGAGTTTACAGAGAGTCTTGCAAATTTCAGAGAGGCTTTGGCAGAAGACGAGTCTGTGCTTGACTATTTTGATTACTTGGAAATTCACCCTGAACACATTG AACAGGAACATGGCTGA